The Halichondria panicea chromosome 8, odHalPani1.1, whole genome shotgun sequence DNA segment CTGGACTCAAAACTGAAAGCAATGTCTCATGTTTACGTTAAAATAATTGTAGTTTTATCAACTAAATTGCTCAACCTGATTAGATCTCAGCTGGATAAACCAGAACTTTTAACTCGGGAAGTGTCTACTTCTTTAATGAAACTGCTTAGTGATTTTCTAAATGCACACAGTCCTCAGGATATCCAGGATATTCTAGAAGACAATAGTATACCATTGGTAGAAGTACAAATGAACGATGCTGATTTTACGCTCGGTAAAGAAGTTTCAGAGTGCTGGCACCATAGACTAGATCAGACTATTGAAAATGTTTTCCATCCTGGAGAAATAGTAGGATATGAAGTGGTCGAAAATCACATTGTTTTTGCTATGATTATGCATCCTGTTTTACCCAAAGACCTTCACAGTTTTGATTCAATTCAAATTGCTGACATGCAATACATGATATCCACACATGATGATGAACAACAAGAGAAAGCAGGAATTTTTGAGCTTTACAAATTTTTGAAAGGAATCAAGCATACTCAATGTATAGAAGATAGGGATGCAAATCAGATTCGAGATGAAAACACTGACAGAGAGCAAAAAATAACAGAACTTAAAAAACAACTTGTAGGTGTTTGGAAGCTATCAGAAGAGCTCAGGACAAGAGCTCTTCGTCGTCTGTGTCTCAAATGGCATCCAGACAAGAATATAGACAATCCAGTGCTAGCTGAGACGGTCTTTAAAATTCTGAATGAAGAGATTTCAGATAAAAATGTGAATCATGGTATTTTTTGCGAAGAATTGCGTAAAACGGCACAAAAACAAAGAGAATTTTATCGGAGAGAACAAGAGAGTAGATTAACATCAGAAACACAAGCCAAATCTAGTAGCAGCCTACGAGAATTGAAGTGTGCTGAAATGCCAAAGTTTGACGAGGAAAGTCTTTGCCCTAAACAAAATCCTGAGGAAGGAAGACGATGGCTGCAACAAGCTGATGCTAATTTTGAATCACTTTTGCTACTGTTTTCAGAATGTCGGGACAAACCCAGAGTGTGTGGAGACATTTGCTTCATGGCACACCAAGTAGCAGAGAAAGCTCTTAAAGCAGGGAAGTATTTCGTTTGTGGTCTTGATGAAATATCTTTAAGATCCCACAGTTTAAGTACTCATGCTTTGGGCCTGCAGTTTGAACTTCCTAATGAGACACGTGGGCTAGCTGCTCACACCACACCACTTGAAGAATACTACCTTAATCCACGATACCCTAACTGTTGGCCCTCTCCTCGAGTGCCCGCTGAACAGTATAACTACGAGGAAGCTGAAGGAGCCAAGAATCATGCACAAATCATACTAGACATAATCAAGAACATTCTCTCAATACAaagtttgtaataattatatatatacatgtagcagagTACGTAATAGCACAATGactgtattaattatgtattggACATCTTTTTATATAGCACAATGCTTTTGTTTTAGCGACTCTCAATattttaatttataattatacactgtgcCCTAAAAATTATgtttcacaaataattattaaaatacGAAAgttgcaaaaattaatgtcagtaTAAGGGGTATACTCTAATTATAAAAACGGTCTAAGACATGCGTATATCAATTATCAAATGCCTCCATGACATAGGAAAACACATCTCCAATTGTGGTCTTCCCTCGCACAAGCACATTGTAAAGCCGTCCCACAGTCACTTTCTTGCTAAGTAAAAACTGAGTGACTATTTTCTGCCTTTCTGCAAACCTTTCATCGTTGTGAGTGAAATAACGAACTGGCCTTCTCGCTTTAGTAGCTGCCATCCATTGCAACAGAGTCTTCATTTCCTTGTCTCCTCCAAATGCACCACAGCCCCAGTTCCCTGTTGCAACAGGAACGTTCTCACCACTCTCGTTATCATCCATGGAGATCTTGTGAATGAAACCACAGTAGGCTTTGTAAAGCTCACGATTTATGCCATTCCTCTGAAACTGAGCAGCTGACGTAAAGAAGTCAAATGGGGTGGCATCAATCGCTACAATGTTCACTTGCTTTCTTTTAAATTTGTCTGTGGGATTAGGGTCATTGTAAGGCTCGGTGAACTGGAAGCGTCCACCATATCCAGTGTAGGAGGAGAACTGCTCAGCGCCAGTAATGAGAATGGACTCAAGATGGTCCATGGATTGGCAAAAGAGAATGGAAACAAGACACTCTGGGTTAATCACAAACCGTAtctcctcctgtgtgtgtgtgtgtgtgtgtgtgtgtgtgggtgtgtgtgtgtgtgtgtgtgtgcaggtggcCTGATGTGTTTGGTATGTGTATGGGCAGGAATACATGTACTCCGGTATACGGGTCATGGGATGTataatagctttgcatgttaGAGGTGTGCGTTAGTGTGTATAGTTATAAATAactaattatgcacatgctAATTGTGGTGATGCTTTGTGTGAAAGGCAAGTGTTACCTCATGCAGCTGTGTGCTATTGTTACAAGTTTGTCTGTATGACTGACTGTCTTTTAAGGAATTAGTATGCACGTGTATCCGGAAAATCAATACTAGTATAACTAGATCGACCTAGCTATCAACAACAGGAAGCAATTCTGTTtcagtgtaataattatgtacctgcACGTTCCCCATTCCCAGCACCCCTCCTCCGATGTACTCATTAGCAAAGTCAACTTGCAGACAACCATTAGCCCCCTCAATTAGTCCCTCAGCTAGACTCTCGAACGGAACAAGTGGATGGTCACATTGACCCCAGAAAGTGTTGGGATCTTCAATGCTAGCTTTTGGTAGCTGCTTCCTTGAGAATGCAATATTGACATTCAAAAAGGTGTCTTCCTTGTTGGTTTCAGCTTGTCGGATCCTTTCGAAGTAATGGAGAAGGCAGATCAGTTTTGACTCCTGACTGGTGTAGAAGGGAAACGATAGGAAGCCAGTGAAGGTGAATTGCTGGTATCCACCGGCACCATGCGCACTTCCTGGAAGCTCCTTAAACGTGTTGAAAAACGCCAGGGCCATAAGACAACACACTTGTTGTCGGGAGAGCTGAATCTCTTGACAGCGTCCATTGTACAAATTCTGTGTAATAATAGATCTACAAATAATATATAGTGCCAAGGGCATTCGGCGGGAGATACACCCTTATTTATTTTAGGTCAATGTGGCTCACCAGTATTGAATAATCGGACTCTTTAAACAGTGACTCCACTTCCAAAGCCTTGTCTGCTATCCATGGTAGCAGTGTCCCATAAAAATGGTCTTCAGTGATGTACTGAGCTTTGCCCAAAACCTTATCCAGTAGGGATATGGATACAGTCTCTCCATCATGCTCCAATGCACGCTGGAATGTCTCAGGGCCACTCTCAGCCTTACTGGATAGAGCTGAAAGATGACCACTTATCTCAGGCCATGTGCTGTATGTGTTTGGGAGGCTAATTGTATCGACAACATCGACAACAGCAGAACTAGAAGGAGCTGAACAGCAACTTGAGGCCATTTCTTGCTTAATCGTCAGGAACACTAGATCTATGAGGAGCCCCACCCTCCTCAGTAGACCTCTACATCTATGGACAGAAGCAGGGACGGAAGTGAGTTCTTTGACACACAGCATGAACGAACTCAGGAACTCGTGAGGAAATCTGGCAGTCTGCAACGCGTTAACGCCAGGGCCCTTTGTGAATGATCTGGTTTCTGCTGTCAGTGCAGTTTTCCCAGTCtctgatagctagctagaccaGAGAAGGAGAAAACTTGGCATGGCCAGAAGAGAGAGTCCAGAAATTAAAAAACTGCGGTAAAAAACAATGTGCAGTACAGTCACTAGCTTTATAGCTATCTTATCAGCTACTAGCACCTGTACCTTGTTCCTTTAAAGTTTACTATTTGTATTGATGAATTTGTTTGTCAGGTTTAACCTGAGAAGCCCTGGCGTGAGGAGAGACGACGGATGGCAACTGGAGGCGGTGCAGAGGGTAATTTCCCTGGGTACAAGCGGATGTGATATGTCACCACTCTTTCCAGAGATGATCATGGTGAGCTTAAAATAATCGATAGCTACCTGCGGGTTTCTTTTTGGGCTACAGTTTTGCACCAGGAATTTGTTCAGTTA contains these protein-coding regions:
- the LOC135339933 gene encoding poly(ADP-ribose) glycohydrolase-like, with translation MLCVKELTSVPASVHRCRGLLRRVGLLIDLVFLTIKQEMASSCCSAPSSSAVVDVVDTISLPNTYSTWPEISGHLSALSSKAESGPETFQRALEHDGETVSISLLDKVLGKAQYITEDHFYGTLLPWIADKALEVESLFKESDYSILNLYNGRCQEIQLSRQQVCCLMALAFFNTFKELPGSAHGAGGYQQFTFTGFLSFPFYTSQESKLICLLHYFERIRQAETNKEDTFLNVNIAFSRKQLPKASIEDPNTFWGQCDHPLVPFESLAEGLIEGANGCLQVDFANEYIGGGVLGMGNVQEEIRFVINPECLVSILFCQSMDHLESILITGAEQFSSYTGYGGRFQFTEPYNDPNPTDKFKRKQVNIVAIDATPFDFFTSAAQFQRNGINRELYKAYCGFIHKISMDDNESGENVPVATGNWGCGAFGGDKEMKTLLQWMAATKARRPVRYFTHNDERFAERQKIVTQFLLSKKVTVGRLYNVLVRGKTTIGDVFSYVMEAFDN